One window from the genome of Saimiri boliviensis isolate mSaiBol1 chromosome 2, mSaiBol1.pri, whole genome shotgun sequence encodes:
- the TRMO gene encoding tRNA (adenine(37)-N6)-methyltransferase isoform X2, translating into MKSGSGRLDASAGTSATSSHERLGEARASAYSEFVRLREAGSGDRILFVFHKNGHLSCKAKVQPPRLNGAKTGVFSTRSPHRPNAIGLTLAKLEKVEGGTIYLSGIDMIHGTPILDIKPYIAEYDSPQNVMEPLADFNLQNNQHKPKTVSQPDSKTDSSDQRQLSGCDEPQPHHGTKEKPKCPEDRTSEDNCLTHSDTAQSQQAFPMHREITADFGLELRSDQSSSVTEEEIGPYCPEKSFLEEGTNKKLERVEGAAVLQGSRAETQPRAPHYPAGRADGAPHSVVPAWVREAPVATLEVRFTPHAEMDLVHLSSQGEPDVGQASFKYFQSAREAKRAIEAVLSADPRSVYRRKLCQDRLFYFTVDIAHVTCWFGDGFAEVLKIKPACEPVYMTEPVEFLVPLGS; encoded by the exons ATGAAAAGCGGAAGCGGAAGGCTGGACGCCTCGGCGGGCACCTCAGCAACCAGTAGCCATGAGCGGCTTGGAGAAGCCAGGGCCTCGGCCTACAGCGAATTTGTGCGGCTGCGTGAAGCCGGCTCTGGAGACAG gattttgtttgtttttcacaagAATGGTCATTTGAGCTGTAAGGCAAAAGTGCAGCCTCCTAGGCTGAACGGTGCGAAGACTGGAGTTTTTTCCACAAGAAGCCCTCATCGCCCCAATGCAATAGGACTGACTCTGGCCAAGCTGGAAAAGGTAGAAG GTGGAACTATATACCTTTCTGGAATTGACATGATACATGGCACACCCATACTAGACATCAAGCCCTACATAGCTGAGTATGACTCACCACAAAATGTGATGGAGCCTTTAGCAGATTTTAATTTACAGAATAACCAACATAAACCAAAAACTGTGTCCCAGCCTGACAGCAAGACTGACAGCTCTGACCAGCGACAGCTCTCAGGGTGTGATGAGCCACAACCCCACCATGGCACTAAGGAGAAACCTAAATGTCCTGAAGACAGAACTTCAGAAGATAACTGCCTGACACACAGTGACACAGCACAAAGTCAGCAGGCATTCCCTATGCACAGGGAGATCACAGCGGATTTTGGTTTGGAATTAAGAAGTGATCAGAGTTCCAGTgtgacagaagaggaaattggCCCATATTGCCCGGAGAAGAGCTTTTTAGAGGAAGGTACAAATAAGAAGCTAGAAAGAGTGGAAGGAGCAGCAGTCCTGCAAGGAAGCAGGGCGGAGACACAGCCCAGGGCTCCTCACTACCCTGCTGGAAGGGCTGATGGAGCTCCCCACAGTGTGGTTCCTGCCTGGGTGAGAGAGGCCCCTGTGGCCACTTTAGAAGTGCGGTTTACTCCTCATGCCGAGATGGACCTTGTGCACCTCAGTTCACAAGGTGAACCAG ATGTTGGTCAggcatcatttaaatattttcagtcagCCCGGGAAGCAAAGCGTGCCATCGAGGCTGTGCTGTCAGCGGACCCTCGGTCTGTGTACCGCCGGAAGCTTTGCCAGGACCGCCTTTTCTACTTTACCGTAGACATAGCGCATGTCACTTGCTGGTTTGGTGATGGCTTTGCAGAGGTTCTGAAGATCAAGCCAGCTTGTGAGCCTGTTTATATGACTGAGCCTGTGGAGTTCTTGGTGCCTCTAGGGTCTTAA
- the TRMO gene encoding tRNA (adenine(37)-N6)-methyltransferase isoform X1 — protein sequence MSGLEKPGPRPTANLCGCVKPALETGNILTEPIGYLESCFSAKNGTPRQPSVCSYSRACLRIRKSIFNNPEHSLMGLEQFSHVWILFVFHKNGHLSCKAKVQPPRLNGAKTGVFSTRSPHRPNAIGLTLAKLEKVEGGTIYLSGIDMIHGTPILDIKPYIAEYDSPQNVMEPLADFNLQNNQHKPKTVSQPDSKTDSSDQRQLSGCDEPQPHHGTKEKPKCPEDRTSEDNCLTHSDTAQSQQAFPMHREITADFGLELRSDQSSSVTEEEIGPYCPEKSFLEEGTNKKLERVEGAAVLQGSRAETQPRAPHYPAGRADGAPHSVVPAWVREAPVATLEVRFTPHAEMDLVHLSSQGEPDVGQASFKYFQSAREAKRAIEAVLSADPRSVYRRKLCQDRLFYFTVDIAHVTCWFGDGFAEVLKIKPACEPVYMTEPVEFLVPLGS from the exons ATGAGCGGCTTGGAGAAGCCAGGGCCTCGGCCTACAGCGAATTTGTGCGGCTGCGTGAAGCCGGCTCTGGAGACAG GGAATATTTTAACTGAGCCAATTGGCTACTTGGAATCCTGTTTCTCAGCCAAGAATGGCACTCCAAGACAGCCATCCGTTTGTAGCTATTCTCGAGCCTGTTTGAGGATTAGAAAGAGCATCTTTAATAATCCTGAACATTCCCTGATGGGCCTAGAACAGTTTTCTCATGTTTG gattttgtttgtttttcacaagAATGGTCATTTGAGCTGTAAGGCAAAAGTGCAGCCTCCTAGGCTGAACGGTGCGAAGACTGGAGTTTTTTCCACAAGAAGCCCTCATCGCCCCAATGCAATAGGACTGACTCTGGCCAAGCTGGAAAAGGTAGAAG GTGGAACTATATACCTTTCTGGAATTGACATGATACATGGCACACCCATACTAGACATCAAGCCCTACATAGCTGAGTATGACTCACCACAAAATGTGATGGAGCCTTTAGCAGATTTTAATTTACAGAATAACCAACATAAACCAAAAACTGTGTCCCAGCCTGACAGCAAGACTGACAGCTCTGACCAGCGACAGCTCTCAGGGTGTGATGAGCCACAACCCCACCATGGCACTAAGGAGAAACCTAAATGTCCTGAAGACAGAACTTCAGAAGATAACTGCCTGACACACAGTGACACAGCACAAAGTCAGCAGGCATTCCCTATGCACAGGGAGATCACAGCGGATTTTGGTTTGGAATTAAGAAGTGATCAGAGTTCCAGTgtgacagaagaggaaattggCCCATATTGCCCGGAGAAGAGCTTTTTAGAGGAAGGTACAAATAAGAAGCTAGAAAGAGTGGAAGGAGCAGCAGTCCTGCAAGGAAGCAGGGCGGAGACACAGCCCAGGGCTCCTCACTACCCTGCTGGAAGGGCTGATGGAGCTCCCCACAGTGTGGTTCCTGCCTGGGTGAGAGAGGCCCCTGTGGCCACTTTAGAAGTGCGGTTTACTCCTCATGCCGAGATGGACCTTGTGCACCTCAGTTCACAAGGTGAACCAG ATGTTGGTCAggcatcatttaaatattttcagtcagCCCGGGAAGCAAAGCGTGCCATCGAGGCTGTGCTGTCAGCGGACCCTCGGTCTGTGTACCGCCGGAAGCTTTGCCAGGACCGCCTTTTCTACTTTACCGTAGACATAGCGCATGTCACTTGCTGGTTTGGTGATGGCTTTGCAGAGGTTCTGAAGATCAAGCCAGCTTGTGAGCCTGTTTATATGACTGAGCCTGTGGAGTTCTTGGTGCCTCTAGGGTCTTAA
- the TRMO gene encoding tRNA (adenine(37)-N6)-methyltransferase isoform X3 has protein sequence MGLEQFSHVWILFVFHKNGHLSCKAKVQPPRLNGAKTGVFSTRSPHRPNAIGLTLAKLEKVEGGTIYLSGIDMIHGTPILDIKPYIAEYDSPQNVMEPLADFNLQNNQHKPKTVSQPDSKTDSSDQRQLSGCDEPQPHHGTKEKPKCPEDRTSEDNCLTHSDTAQSQQAFPMHREITADFGLELRSDQSSSVTEEEIGPYCPEKSFLEEGTNKKLERVEGAAVLQGSRAETQPRAPHYPAGRADGAPHSVVPAWVREAPVATLEVRFTPHAEMDLVHLSSQGEPDVGQASFKYFQSAREAKRAIEAVLSADPRSVYRRKLCQDRLFYFTVDIAHVTCWFGDGFAEVLKIKPACEPVYMTEPVEFLVPLGS, from the exons ATGGGCCTAGAACAGTTTTCTCATGTTTG gattttgtttgtttttcacaagAATGGTCATTTGAGCTGTAAGGCAAAAGTGCAGCCTCCTAGGCTGAACGGTGCGAAGACTGGAGTTTTTTCCACAAGAAGCCCTCATCGCCCCAATGCAATAGGACTGACTCTGGCCAAGCTGGAAAAGGTAGAAG GTGGAACTATATACCTTTCTGGAATTGACATGATACATGGCACACCCATACTAGACATCAAGCCCTACATAGCTGAGTATGACTCACCACAAAATGTGATGGAGCCTTTAGCAGATTTTAATTTACAGAATAACCAACATAAACCAAAAACTGTGTCCCAGCCTGACAGCAAGACTGACAGCTCTGACCAGCGACAGCTCTCAGGGTGTGATGAGCCACAACCCCACCATGGCACTAAGGAGAAACCTAAATGTCCTGAAGACAGAACTTCAGAAGATAACTGCCTGACACACAGTGACACAGCACAAAGTCAGCAGGCATTCCCTATGCACAGGGAGATCACAGCGGATTTTGGTTTGGAATTAAGAAGTGATCAGAGTTCCAGTgtgacagaagaggaaattggCCCATATTGCCCGGAGAAGAGCTTTTTAGAGGAAGGTACAAATAAGAAGCTAGAAAGAGTGGAAGGAGCAGCAGTCCTGCAAGGAAGCAGGGCGGAGACACAGCCCAGGGCTCCTCACTACCCTGCTGGAAGGGCTGATGGAGCTCCCCACAGTGTGGTTCCTGCCTGGGTGAGAGAGGCCCCTGTGGCCACTTTAGAAGTGCGGTTTACTCCTCATGCCGAGATGGACCTTGTGCACCTCAGTTCACAAGGTGAACCAG ATGTTGGTCAggcatcatttaaatattttcagtcagCCCGGGAAGCAAAGCGTGCCATCGAGGCTGTGCTGTCAGCGGACCCTCGGTCTGTGTACCGCCGGAAGCTTTGCCAGGACCGCCTTTTCTACTTTACCGTAGACATAGCGCATGTCACTTGCTGGTTTGGTGATGGCTTTGCAGAGGTTCTGAAGATCAAGCCAGCTTGTGAGCCTGTTTATATGACTGAGCCTGTGGAGTTCTTGGTGCCTCTAGGGTCTTAA